CTTCCATCAGGCGGGCGTAGCGCTCTTCCTTGAGCGATTCGGGCACAGGGTCGGGCAGGGCGTTGGCGGCGGCGCCTTCGACCGGCTCGAAGCGGAACGCTCCCACCCGGTCGAGCTGCGCCTCCTCCAGCCAGTCGAGCAGGTAGCGGAAATCCTCCTCGGTCTCGCCGGGGAAGCCGACCACGAAGCTCGAGCGGATGGTGAGGTCCGGCGCGATCTGCCGCCACTGGCGAATCCGATCGAGCACTTTCGCTTCGTTCGCCGGGCGCTTCATAGCCTTCAGCACCCGCGGGGCGGCGTGCTGGAAAGGAATGTCGAGATAGGGCGTCAGCAGGCCCTCGGCCATCAGCGGGATCGCCGCGTCGACGTGGGGGTAGGGATAGACGTAGTGCAGCCGCACCCACGGCACCTGCCCTTCCGGCGTGCGCAGGGTGCCCAGCTCGCGCGCCAGGTCGGTCATGTGCGCGCGAACCTCGCGCCCGTGCCACTGGCGGCTCTCGTGCCGGATATCGACGCCGTAGGCCGATGTGTCCTGGCTGATGACCAGCAGTTCTTTCGTGCCCGCTGCGACCAGCTTCTCCGCCTCGCGCAGCACTGCATCGACCCGGCGGCTCGCCAGCTTCCCGCGCAGTTGCGGGATGATGCAGAAGGCGCAGGAATGGTTGCATCCTTCGGAAATCTTCAGATATCCGTAATGCCGCGGGGTCAGCTTGATCCCCGCCTCGTCGAAAGCGGCCTGGGGGATCAGGTCGACATAGGGGCCCTGGGACGGTGGGGCCGCTTCGTGGACGGCTTCGACGACGGCCTCATACTGATGCGCGCCGGTGACTGCGAGGACGGCGGGATGCGCGGCCCGGATCGCGTCGGCATCTTCCCCCATGCAGCCGGTGACGATCACCCGACCGTTTTCGGCTATGGCTTCGCCGATCGCTGCCAGGCTTTCTTCCTTTGCGCTGTCGAGGAAGCCGCAGGTGTTGACGAGCACCACGTCCGCCCCGGCATAATCGGCGCTCATCGCGTAGCCGTCGGCGCGCAGGCGCGTGAGGATGCGCTCGCTGTCGACGAGCGCCTTGGGGCAGCCGAGGCTGACCATCCCGATCTTCTTCTGATCGGGGATCGACGAGATGGTGTGGGTGGACATTTCGCCGCGCCCCTACACGCGCGCGGCGCTTTGCGCTAGCAGGGAGAATAAACGAAGGAGAAGGCACCTTTGGGTCCGGTAAACTGGATTGGAGTGATCCTGGCGACGCTGGCCGCCGGCCTGCTCGCGCTCGGCTGGTTCGGGCCGATCTTCGGAATGGCCAAGGCGCGCGAGGTCGCCGCCGGCAAGATCGCGGTGCGGCGCCGGCCGGAACAGGTGGTGGCGATCACGGGCAGTCTCCTGTTCGTCAGCGCGGCGATGATGGGACACATGTTCGCCCGCGTCGGCGGCGCCGCGCTGGCGGAAAAGCCGTGGCTCTATTTCATGATGTCGGGCGGGCTGGCCGGCGCATTCGTCATCCCCGCTCTGCTGATCAGCTACAGCCATATCCGGGTCCCCACGCGAGTCGCGCTGATCGACGCGGGGTACTGGCTGGCCGCCTATCTGGCGATGGGCGGCGTGTTCTGGCTGCTGGGCTGAAAATGCGCTAGGCCCGCCGGGGGTCGCGCAGTTTTGGGGGAGGACGTGCGATGCTGTTCGAAGTCAACTGGCTGGCAGTGGTGCTGGCGGCGCTTGCGGGATTCGTCGTCGGCGGAATCTGGTACGGCCCGATCATGGGCAAGCGCTGGATGGGCGCGGTCGGGATTACCGAGGAAGAGATAAAGCAGAGCAACATGCTGCTGATCTATGGCGGCGCGTTCGCCTTTGCGCTGCTGGCGAGCTGGACCCTGGCGCACACCTTCGCGACTTATGCGCAGGACCTGTCGGTCTTCATCAAGGTGCTGACCGCCTTCGGCGTGGCGCTGGGCTTCATCGTTCCCGCGATCGGGACGAACTATCTGTTCTCGCAGAAATCGAAGGTGCTGTTCTTCATCGACGCGGGATACTGGCTGCTGTTCTATATCGCGATGGGCCTCGTTCACGCCTATCTGCCCTGAGCGCCCGCAACCGGCGGTTCTCAGGACCACCGGCCTATCGAAGAGGGGGGAGGCATCTCTTCCCCCTCCGTCATTCCCGCGAAAACGGGAATCCAGGCTCGCGCGCGCCGAACATCCGCCGAACACCCAATGTCGATCCGCCCTAGCTCTCGCCGTTGGCGGTCGGGCGGATTTCGACGATGATGTCGCCCGCCTGCAGCGTGCCTGCCTCGTCTTCCCAGAAGCCGCGGGCGCCGCCGTCGCGGTAGATCCGCAGACCCCGGCCGCCCGTCGCCAGCCGATCGAGCGGTTGACCGACTTCCTCGGGCAGGACGGCGCGTTCGACCAGGTGAACCCGCCCGGTAACCGACGCGAGATCGGCCATGTATTCGGCGATATGCGTGCCCTGCGCGCTGCCGGCCAGCAGCAGCCCGGTGAAGCGCACGGGGTTGATCACGTTGTTGGCGCCCGCCTGGCGCGCAAGCAGCTCGTTGTCCGCGGCGCGCACGACCACGCTGATGGGAATCTTCGGCGCCAAATGGCGCACGGTCAGCACGATCAGGATCGAGGCATCGTCGCGTCCCGCCGAAACCAGCACGGTCTGCGCCTCGGTAATGCGCACCGCCATCAGGCTTTCGTCGCGGGTCGCGTCGGCCGCCATGACGTTGCAGCCGAGCGCTTCGGCTTCGGCCAGGCGCTCTTCGCGGGTATCCATGACCACGATTTCGCGCGGGTCGGTGCCGCGTTCGATCAGTTCGCTGACGGCTTCCGAGCCGGAGATGCCGAAGCCGAGAACCACGACGTGGCCGGACAGTTTTTCCTGAATGCGGGCCATGCGCCATTTCTCCCAACTGCGCCTGATGATGAAATGATACGCCGCGCCGACGAAGATGAAAATCACGGCGAAGCGGATCGGGGTGACGATCACCGCCTCGACCAGCCGGGCGCGATCGCTGATCGGGGCGATATCGCCGAAACCGGTCGTGGTGATGGAAATCATCGTGAAATAGACGACGTCGAGGAAGGAAACCTCGCCGTCGAGATTGTCGACCAGCCCCTCGCGATCCCACCAGTGGATCATGATCACGATGAATACGAGCGAGAGCGCCAGGCCGATGCGAATGAACAGGTCGGCCCACACGGGAACCTTGAGCGCGCGCCGGAGGGGCTGGAACCGCCCGGTGCGGCTCGTGCGCCGCCGCCGGCCCCGGTCCATGCGCGAGAAACGGTCCCAGATCACGGCCGATCGTTTCCGCGGAAATGCTCCTGCGGATCGAGCCTGGCGCCGTCCTTGCGAATCTCGAAATGCAGTTCGGCCGTATCGGGCTCGCTCGCGGCGCCGGCGATTCCGATCCGCTCGCCGCTCTTGACCACGTCGCCGGCCTGCACGGTGATCCGGCCCAGATGGCCATAGGCGCTGCGCCAGCCGTTGCCGTGGTCGATCACCACCAGCCGCCCGAAGCGCGGATCGCTCCCGCTCGCTTCGACCACGGTGCCGCTGGCCGCGGCGCGGACCATGTCGCCCGGGCGGACGGCATAATCGATCCCGTCGTGTCCGCCGCCGTCGGGGCGCAGGGCATATCCCAGCCGCACCCGGCCGTCGTGCGGCGGACGGAAATAGGGCCTGGCGGGCGCGGGGGCGGAGGGCGGCGCCTTGAGAACGGCGGGAACGATCAATCGCTGGCCGGGGCGGATGCGATAGGGCGGCTCCAGCCCGTTGGCGAC
The sequence above is a segment of the Pelagerythrobacter marensis genome. Coding sequences within it:
- the rimO gene encoding 30S ribosomal protein S12 methylthiotransferase RimO — protein: MSTHTISSIPDQKKIGMVSLGCPKALVDSERILTRLRADGYAMSADYAGADVVLVNTCGFLDSAKEESLAAIGEAIAENGRVIVTGCMGEDADAIRAAHPAVLAVTGAHQYEAVVEAVHEAAPPSQGPYVDLIPQAAFDEAGIKLTPRHYGYLKISEGCNHSCAFCIIPQLRGKLASRRVDAVLREAEKLVAAGTKELLVISQDTSAYGVDIRHESRQWHGREVRAHMTDLARELGTLRTPEGQVPWVRLHYVYPYPHVDAAIPLMAEGLLTPYLDIPFQHAAPRVLKAMKRPANEAKVLDRIRQWRQIAPDLTIRSSFVVGFPGETEEDFRYLLDWLEEAQLDRVGAFRFEPVEGAAANALPDPVPESLKEERYARLMEVTERISAAKLAARIGRTLPVIVDEVGEPDADGDIGATGRSQADAPEIDGQVFLRNVSPDLRPGDFVDALVEDADAHDLYAVPA
- a CDS encoding M23 family metallopeptidase; amino-acid sequence: MTRFALIAAVPLLLAAADPATETEHVVIEGETLNGIANRAGVPASVIAAANGLHEPYVVRPGQKLAIPRQRTYTVKPGDTGFAIALRHGVPFDTIAVANGLEPPYRIRPGQRLIVPAVLKAPPSAPAPARPYFRPPHDGRVRLGYALRPDGGGHDGIDYAVRPGDMVRAAASGTVVEASGSDPRFGRLVVIDHGNGWRSAYGHLGRITVQAGDVVKSGERIGIAGAASEPDTAELHFEIRKDGARLDPQEHFRGNDRP
- a CDS encoding potassium channel family protein, which produces MDRGRRRRTSRTGRFQPLRRALKVPVWADLFIRIGLALSLVFIVIMIHWWDREGLVDNLDGEVSFLDVVYFTMISITTTGFGDIAPISDRARLVEAVIVTPIRFAVIFIFVGAAYHFIIRRSWEKWRMARIQEKLSGHVVVLGFGISGSEAVSELIERGTDPREIVVMDTREERLAEAEALGCNVMAADATRDESLMAVRITEAQTVLVSAGRDDASILIVLTVRHLAPKIPISVVVRAADNELLARQAGANNVINPVRFTGLLLAGSAQGTHIAEYMADLASVTGRVHLVERAVLPEEVGQPLDRLATGGRGLRIYRDGGARGFWEDEAGTLQAGDIIVEIRPTANGES
- a CDS encoding DUF1761 domain-containing protein, which produces MGPVNWIGVILATLAAGLLALGWFGPIFGMAKAREVAAGKIAVRRRPEQVVAITGSLLFVSAAMMGHMFARVGGAALAEKPWLYFMMSGGLAGAFVIPALLISYSHIRVPTRVALIDAGYWLAAYLAMGGVFWLLG
- a CDS encoding DUF1761 domain-containing protein translates to MLFEVNWLAVVLAALAGFVVGGIWYGPIMGKRWMGAVGITEEEIKQSNMLLIYGGAFAFALLASWTLAHTFATYAQDLSVFIKVLTAFGVALGFIVPAIGTNYLFSQKSKVLFFIDAGYWLLFYIAMGLVHAYLP